The following proteins are encoded in a genomic region of Dyadobacter sp. UC 10:
- a CDS encoding HesB/IscA family protein: MVTVSDTAKNKIVELRKADGFADDYQIRVGVLGGGCSGLTYNLEFNSDSKPTDMVFEDKGVKIIVDKKSLLYLAGTTLDFSDGLNGKGFQFINPNATRTCGCGESFAV, encoded by the coding sequence ATGGTTACTGTAAGCGATACCGCCAAAAACAAAATTGTGGAACTCCGTAAAGCGGATGGATTTGCCGATGATTACCAGATCAGGGTAGGCGTTTTGGGAGGTGGCTGTTCCGGTTTAACTTATAATCTAGAATTCAATTCAGATTCCAAGCCGACTGATATGGTTTTTGAGGATAAAGGCGTCAAAATCATCGTCGATAAGAAAAGCCTTCTTTACCTGGCAGGTACCACGCTCGATTTTTCTGACGGGCTGAATGGCAAAGGTTTTCAGTTTATAAACCCCAACGCAACCCGTACCTGCGGCTGCGGAGAAAGCTTTGCGGTATAA
- a CDS encoding nucleotidyltransferase domain-containing protein: protein MSNRKVPEAISALTEEFVNGVSQLYGNRLEKVILFGSYARGEQHEESDVDYLVVLNDEEIKSYSEISNLSPLMSDLGLKYGFWVSAIPYTNKKLYTGNTPLGFNVIQEGIEL, encoded by the coding sequence ATGAGCAACAGAAAGGTTCCGGAGGCGATATCAGCATTGACAGAAGAATTTGTTAATGGAGTAAGCCAGCTATATGGTAACCGGCTTGAGAAAGTGATATTGTTCGGTTCATATGCCCGTGGCGAACAGCATGAAGAGTCGGATGTGGATTATCTGGTTGTTTTAAACGATGAAGAGATCAAATCGTATTCAGAGATTAGCAATCTGTCACCTCTAATGAGCGACCTGGGCTTGAAATATGGCTTCTGGGTATCTGCAATCCCCTATACGAACAAAAAATTATATACCGGGAATACGCCTCTGGGTTTCAATGTCATTCAAGAAGGAATCGAGTTATGA
- a CDS encoding HEPN domain-containing protein: protein MTGATLPKILIKVQECVKSSKDSFDEGHFEACINRAYYAIFHSVQMLLFIQHVHAKTHVGAHNKFRELYIKSGLLDSLLSDRLQRSFVKRQFGDYDYEEVTEEQALESLDDAAQFVKSTLQFLKENNHL from the coding sequence ATGACCGGCGCAACCTTGCCCAAAATCCTGATAAAGGTGCAAGAATGCGTCAAATCCAGCAAGGATTCATTTGATGAAGGACATTTTGAAGCTTGTATTAACCGAGCTTATTATGCGATTTTCCATTCGGTGCAAATGTTATTGTTCATTCAACATGTTCACGCAAAGACACACGTTGGCGCTCACAACAAGTTTCGCGAGTTATATATAAAGTCGGGACTGCTTGACAGTTTATTGAGTGACAGATTACAGCGGTCATTTGTCAAAAGACAGTTTGGTGATTATGACTATGAAGAAGTTACAGAAGAGCAGGCACTCGAATCTCTTGATGATGCTGCTCAATTTGTGAAGTCTACTCTCCAATTTTTAAAAGAAAACAATCATTTATAG
- a CDS encoding nucleotidyltransferase family protein, translating into MKPTLLILAAGIGSRYGGIKQLDQFGPNGETIIDYSLYDAIRSGFGKVVFIVRQEIKDSAEAIFAPKLKGKIDFDFAIQGIQSYVPEDLGTVERTKPWGTGHATLCAWEQTDTPFAVINADDFYGRDAFETMAKFLQSDTDDSQHAMIGYELKRTLSENGTVSRGICIERADHNLESVVERTKIFEEDGKIYFEEDGVKTELEPETPVSMNFWGFKPTMFPLTKEFFETYARENINTPKAEFYIPTVMTRLIEKGLGNCRVFRSSSDWFGVTYPDDKPNVQASLAALHESGEYPDKLW; encoded by the coding sequence ATGAAACCAACTCTTTTAATTCTTGCAGCCGGAATAGGCAGCCGATACGGAGGCATCAAGCAGCTGGACCAGTTTGGGCCTAATGGCGAAACGATCATCGATTATTCATTGTATGATGCGATCAGAAGCGGCTTTGGAAAGGTAGTTTTTATCGTCCGCCAGGAAATAAAAGACAGTGCAGAAGCCATTTTTGCCCCGAAACTGAAAGGTAAGATCGATTTTGACTTCGCAATCCAGGGGATACAATCCTATGTTCCGGAAGACCTGGGAACTGTGGAAAGAACAAAACCCTGGGGTACCGGCCACGCTACCTTGTGTGCCTGGGAGCAGACGGATACACCTTTTGCAGTGATCAATGCAGATGATTTTTATGGTCGCGACGCATTTGAAACGATGGCAAAATTCCTGCAAAGTGACACCGATGACAGCCAGCACGCGATGATCGGTTACGAGCTGAAAAGGACTTTGTCTGAAAACGGAACAGTATCCCGCGGCATTTGCATTGAAAGGGCCGACCATAACCTCGAATCGGTAGTGGAGCGTACCAAGATTTTCGAGGAAGATGGAAAGATCTATTTTGAAGAAGACGGCGTAAAAACCGAGTTGGAGCCAGAGACTCCGGTTTCTATGAATTTCTGGGGCTTCAAGCCGACGATGTTCCCGCTTACAAAAGAATTTTTCGAAACCTACGCAAGAGAGAATATCAATACTCCAAAAGCGGAATTCTACATCCCTACCGTCATGACCAGACTTATTGAAAAAGGTCTGGGTAACTGTCGCGTATTCCGCAGCTCATCCGACTGGTTTGGAGTGACTTACCCGGATGACAAACCGAATGTACAGGCTTCTCTGGCAGCATTGCACGAGTCAGGAGAATATCCTGATAAATTGTGGTAG
- the thrA gene encoding bifunctional aspartate kinase/homoserine dehydrogenase I encodes MKVLKFGGTSVGSVDSIKTVINILEENLAKGERFAVVFSAMGGVTNRLIEIGKMASSGNPDYVEFLKGVEERHFAVVRGLIPVKSQSSTFAAVRGLFNELEDILRGVSWIKELSERTLDLIMSFGERLSTMVITEILKSKGIAAEFCDARQIIHTNATYGMGDVNFEITNKQILEYFAKTAALQCVTGFIASTAEGVTTTLGRGGSDYTASILGAALDAESIEIWTDVDGMMTADPRKVTNAFTIPSISYAEAMELSHFGAKVIYPPSLQPAFAKNITLKVLNTFNTAFEGTYVQKAANGKEYAITGISSIDEIALVNIQGSGMIGVAGISGRLFTALSNNAISVILISQASSEHSICFSIDPKNAQKATEVLEKEFAIEISLGHIDGISIEKNLSIIAIVGEGMKKSTGVSGKLFSVLGKNGINVVATAQGSSELNISVVIAKSDLSKALNAIHGVFFQSETRSLNLFIVGVGLIGSTLIEQIRNQTGYLREEKLLNLNIAGLSNTKKMLLDPEGIGPENWRDRVLDEGVKTSLPAFVQRMIELNLPNSVFVDCTSDKDIVQYYQILLDASISVVTPNKVANSGSYSEYVSLQRTALQRGVKFLYETNVGAGLPIINTIQGLMASGDKFLKIEAILSGTLSYIFNNFNSENRFVDVVKEAKAKGFTEPDPRDDLSGADVGRKILILAREVGVPLEPEEIKISQILPGNCLNAPTVDAFFSELEISNNYFAENQASAEANGEKLRYIATLENGKASIELKTVDSSHPFYNLSGSDNIVSFTTERYKDRPLVIKGPGAGAEVTASGVFADIMSISSYLG; translated from the coding sequence ATGAAGGTTCTTAAATTTGGCGGTACCTCTGTCGGTTCGGTTGACAGCATCAAGACAGTAATCAATATCCTGGAAGAAAACCTTGCAAAAGGCGAGCGGTTTGCCGTCGTGTTTTCTGCGATGGGCGGGGTAACCAATCGTTTAATCGAAATCGGTAAAATGGCCTCTTCCGGCAATCCGGATTATGTCGAATTTCTGAAAGGTGTGGAGGAAAGGCACTTTGCTGTGGTTAGAGGCCTGATCCCGGTCAAGAGTCAGAGCAGTACTTTTGCTGCGGTAAGGGGACTTTTTAATGAACTGGAAGATATATTAAGGGGCGTTTCCTGGATTAAAGAGCTGTCGGAAAGGACTTTGGACCTTATTATGAGTTTCGGGGAGAGGTTGTCTACCATGGTGATCACCGAAATCCTTAAAAGTAAAGGAATAGCAGCCGAATTCTGCGACGCCCGCCAGATCATCCACACCAACGCGACTTATGGAATGGGTGATGTGAATTTCGAAATAACCAATAAGCAGATCCTAGAATATTTTGCCAAAACCGCTGCACTACAATGTGTTACCGGCTTTATTGCATCTACTGCAGAGGGGGTTACCACCACGCTGGGCCGCGGCGGCTCTGATTATACAGCGTCCATTCTGGGCGCGGCGCTCGATGCCGAATCGATTGAGATCTGGACGGATGTGGATGGTATGATGACTGCCGATCCGCGAAAAGTGACCAATGCATTTACGATACCTTCCATTTCCTACGCGGAAGCAATGGAGCTTTCCCATTTCGGTGCGAAGGTGATTTATCCGCCGAGTTTGCAGCCTGCATTCGCTAAAAATATCACATTGAAAGTGCTTAATACCTTCAATACCGCATTTGAAGGTACTTATGTCCAGAAGGCGGCTAATGGAAAAGAATATGCGATCACCGGGATTTCTTCGATTGATGAAATTGCATTGGTGAATATCCAGGGCAGCGGGATGATCGGTGTGGCGGGGATTTCGGGGCGTTTATTTACTGCGCTTTCCAACAATGCGATCAGTGTGATTTTGATCTCACAGGCTTCTTCGGAACATTCTATCTGCTTTTCTATCGATCCAAAAAATGCGCAGAAGGCCACTGAGGTGCTGGAAAAAGAGTTTGCGATTGAAATCAGCCTGGGGCATATCGACGGCATTTCCATTGAGAAAAACCTGTCAATTATCGCTATTGTGGGCGAGGGGATGAAAAAGAGCACCGGAGTTTCGGGCAAGCTGTTCTCTGTTTTGGGTAAAAACGGTATTAATGTAGTAGCTACTGCCCAGGGTTCGTCGGAGCTGAATATTTCAGTGGTTATTGCTAAAAGTGATTTATCAAAAGCATTGAATGCGATCCACGGCGTATTCTTCCAGTCGGAAACGCGCTCGCTGAATCTGTTCATAGTGGGGGTAGGGTTGATCGGGAGTACGCTGATCGAACAGATCCGGAACCAGACCGGATATTTAAGAGAAGAAAAACTGCTGAACCTGAATATAGCCGGTTTATCCAATACCAAAAAAATGTTGCTTGATCCGGAGGGCATCGGGCCCGAAAACTGGCGCGACCGGGTACTGGATGAAGGTGTAAAAACGAGCTTGCCTGCATTTGTCCAGCGAATGATCGAGCTCAACCTGCCGAACAGCGTTTTTGTGGATTGTACCTCCGATAAAGATATTGTCCAATATTACCAGATCCTGCTGGACGCCAGCATTTCGGTAGTTACTCCCAATAAAGTCGCGAATTCCGGTTCTTATTCCGAGTATGTTTCCCTGCAGAGAACTGCGCTGCAACGTGGCGTGAAATTCTTGTATGAGACCAATGTGGGCGCGGGTTTGCCTATTATCAATACCATTCAGGGCTTGATGGCCAGTGGTGACAAGTTCCTGAAAATCGAGGCGATCCTTTCTGGAACATTATCCTATATATTCAACAATTTTAATTCTGAAAACCGCTTCGTGGACGTGGTGAAAGAGGCGAAAGCAAAAGGGTTCACAGAACCCGACCCGCGCGATGACCTGAGCGGGGCCGACGTCGGAAGGAAAATCCTGATACTTGCACGGGAAGTAGGCGTGCCGCTTGAACCGGAAGAAATCAAGATCTCGCAGATATTACCGGGAAACTGCCTGAATGCGCCCACTGTGGATGCGTTTTTCAGCGAGCTGGAAATTTCAAATAATTACTTTGCTGAAAATCAGGCCAGTGCGGAAGCAAATGGAGAAAAGCTGCGCTATATCGCAACGCTTGAAAACGGAAAAGCCAGCATCGAACTGAAAACGGTCGATTCGTCGCATCCATTTTACAACTTATCCGGCAGCGACAACATTGTGTCATTCACCACAGAACGCTACAAAGACCGCCCGCTGGTGATCAAAGGTCCCGGCGCCGGCGCAGAAGTAACCGCTTCCGGCGTTTTTGCCGACATCATGAGTATCAGTAGCTATTTGGGGTAA
- a CDS encoding FAD-binding and (Fe-S)-binding domain-containing protein: protein MNPVSQFQFNLLRRQFEGELYFDDSNLHKAQKSIYATDASVYQELPIAVALPRNEQDIKALIDFAKNNKVTLIPRAAGTSLAGQVVGKGIVVDISKHFNKILEVNQEEKWVRVQPGVIRDDLNKYLASYGLLFGPETSTASRAMIGGMIGNNSCGLHSITWGDTRGNLLEVKALLSDGRDAGFSSQSVIEYTKRIADKQLKSEREKAILAGMFGLISNPVDQELIKKQFPKATVTRRNSGYALDALVRNFETGHINLCNLIAGSEGTLCFVTEAKLALVDLPPASVGVVCVHTNSVAEALHANHVAMQLNPKASELVDKYIMDFTKDHTVYSQNRFFMQGDPAALLLVEFWGNTNEEVEAQASNLINGLTANGLGYAYPLLFGNEATAAWDIRKAGLGLIRNLPGDTQPVNLIEDCAVAVEDLPAYIEEVESLLRSHNLHASYYAHAGAGELHVEPMINLKTSEGKALFRQVLADTAVLVKKYNGALSGEHGDGRLRGEFIPFMMGDEVYEMFRQVKRIWDPDGIFNANKIVDTPPMNEFLRYEQDKPQPEIKTIFDFSKQEGILRLAEKCSGSGDCRKTELTGGTMCPSYMATRRERDTTRARANILRQYFTPSNKKEQIGANQEMVKEVLDLCLSCKGCKSECPSSVDIGKMKAEFTQQYYESHGVPMRSRLIANFSKQMKLASIAPWAFNAVFGQPALRKVANKMVGFHPERSMPVLASQTLSQWWQKRKKMNAADPKTGKVYLFCDEFTNYNDVEIGQKAVELLEALGYEVVFPKHTESGRSYLSKGFVKEAQQLAIENVGLLKDKITHETPLIGIEPSAILSFRDEYIDLVPENHRSDAEKISENALLFEEFIAREIDAKRINKAVFTQKKQLIKLHGHCHQKALSTLSASKKMLSLPENYQTQLIPSGCCGMAGSFGYEEEHYDVSMQIGELVLFPTVRQQPEDVIIAASGTSCRHQIKDGTGRKAKHPVEILWEALIR from the coding sequence ATGAATCCAGTTTCACAATTCCAGTTCAATCTCCTGCGCCGTCAATTCGAAGGCGAGCTTTACTTTGACGATTCCAACCTGCATAAGGCTCAAAAATCCATTTATGCCACCGACGCGTCTGTATACCAGGAACTGCCGATTGCAGTGGCACTGCCAAGAAATGAGCAGGATATCAAAGCGTTAATTGATTTTGCAAAAAATAATAAGGTAACCCTCATTCCAAGAGCTGCCGGAACTTCGCTGGCCGGGCAGGTGGTGGGAAAAGGAATTGTGGTGGATATTTCGAAACATTTCAACAAAATACTGGAAGTCAATCAGGAAGAAAAGTGGGTAAGGGTGCAGCCGGGCGTGATCCGCGACGATCTGAATAAATACCTGGCATCTTACGGATTACTATTCGGCCCGGAGACTTCTACGGCAAGCCGGGCGATGATCGGTGGAATGATCGGCAACAATTCCTGCGGCCTGCATTCGATTACCTGGGGCGACACCAGAGGTAATCTACTGGAAGTAAAAGCATTGCTTTCCGACGGCCGGGACGCAGGTTTCTCCAGTCAATCCGTCATTGAATACACCAAAAGAATTGCTGACAAACAGCTGAAAAGTGAGCGCGAAAAGGCGATTTTGGCAGGGATGTTCGGGCTGATATCGAATCCTGTCGACCAGGAACTGATCAAAAAGCAATTTCCGAAAGCGACTGTAACGCGCCGCAACTCAGGCTACGCGCTCGATGCGCTTGTCCGCAATTTTGAGACCGGCCATATTAATCTCTGCAACCTGATCGCAGGCTCGGAGGGTACATTGTGCTTTGTAACCGAGGCAAAACTGGCACTGGTCGACTTGCCGCCGGCCTCGGTGGGCGTAGTTTGCGTACATACCAACTCGGTTGCAGAGGCATTGCATGCCAACCACGTCGCCATGCAGCTGAATCCGAAGGCTTCCGAGCTGGTGGATAAGTACATTATGGATTTTACCAAAGACCACACCGTGTACTCACAAAACCGGTTTTTCATGCAGGGCGATCCGGCTGCTTTATTATTGGTGGAGTTTTGGGGAAATACAAACGAGGAAGTGGAAGCGCAAGCCAGCAACCTGATCAACGGCTTAACCGCAAATGGCCTGGGCTATGCTTATCCGCTGCTTTTTGGAAATGAAGCGACGGCTGCCTGGGATATCCGGAAAGCAGGTCTGGGGTTAATCAGAAACCTGCCCGGAGATACGCAGCCGGTCAACCTGATCGAAGACTGTGCGGTGGCGGTAGAGGACCTGCCTGCTTACATTGAAGAAGTGGAATCGCTTTTGCGGTCGCACAACCTGCACGCTTCCTATTATGCCCACGCTGGCGCCGGTGAACTGCACGTCGAGCCGATGATCAATCTCAAAACTTCTGAGGGAAAGGCACTTTTCAGGCAGGTACTCGCAGATACTGCCGTTTTGGTCAAAAAATACAATGGCGCATTGTCTGGTGAGCACGGCGACGGGCGGCTGCGGGGCGAGTTCATTCCGTTTATGATGGGGGATGAAGTGTATGAAATGTTCCGGCAGGTAAAGCGGATCTGGGACCCAGACGGGATTTTTAATGCCAATAAAATCGTCGATACCCCGCCAATGAACGAATTCCTGCGCTACGAGCAGGATAAGCCGCAGCCGGAGATCAAAACGATTTTCGATTTCAGCAAACAGGAGGGCATACTGCGACTCGCTGAAAAGTGCAGTGGGTCAGGCGATTGCAGGAAAACCGAATTGACCGGCGGTACCATGTGCCCCAGCTATATGGCCACCCGCCGCGAGCGCGATACTACCCGCGCAAGGGCTAATATTCTCCGGCAATATTTTACGCCTTCCAATAAAAAGGAGCAGATCGGGGCCAATCAGGAAATGGTGAAGGAAGTGCTGGACCTTTGCCTGTCTTGCAAGGGCTGCAAGTCCGAATGCCCATCGAGTGTGGATATCGGGAAGATGAAGGCAGAATTTACGCAGCAGTATTACGAGTCGCATGGTGTTCCGATGCGCAGCAGGCTGATCGCGAATTTCTCGAAACAAATGAAACTGGCTTCTATTGCGCCCTGGGCATTTAATGCGGTTTTCGGGCAGCCGGCGTTGCGTAAAGTTGCCAACAAAATGGTAGGTTTTCACCCGGAACGTTCTATGCCTGTTCTTGCTTCGCAGACTTTATCTCAATGGTGGCAGAAGCGAAAAAAAATGAATGCTGCGGACCCGAAAACTGGGAAGGTATATTTGTTCTGTGACGAGTTTACGAACTATAATGATGTCGAAATTGGTCAAAAGGCTGTGGAATTGCTGGAAGCGCTGGGGTATGAAGTGGTCTTTCCAAAACACACAGAATCGGGGCGATCGTATCTTTCCAAAGGTTTTGTCAAAGAAGCGCAGCAGCTTGCTATTGAAAACGTTGGTCTGTTAAAAGATAAGATCACCCATGAAACGCCGCTGATCGGCATTGAACCGTCTGCTATCCTTTCGTTCCGGGACGAATACATTGATCTGGTACCGGAGAACCACCGTAGCGACGCGGAAAAGATTTCCGAAAATGCATTGCTTTTTGAAGAATTCATAGCGAGGGAAATCGACGCCAAACGTATTAATAAAGCCGTTTTTACACAAAAAAAGCAGCTGATCAAACTGCACGGACATTGTCACCAGAAGGCTTTGTCTACTTTATCTGCTTCAAAAAAAATGCTTTCCCTGCCTGAAAATTACCAGACCCAGCTGATCCCTTCAGGTTGCTGCGGAATGGCTGGTTCGTTTGGTTATGAAGAGGAACATTACGATGTGTCAATGCAAATCGGAGAGCTGGTACTATTCCCGACTGTCCGCCAGCAGCCGGAGGATGTAATCATTGCTGCATCCGGGACCAGCTGCCGGCATCAGATCAAAGATGGTACGGGACGTAAAGCAAAACATCCCGTAGAAATCTTGTGGGAAGCGTTGATCAGGTAA
- a CDS encoding homoserine kinase → MNFVKAFAPATVANVACGFDIFGFAIKEPGDTVELRRRDEPGIVITDITGDEGRLPRNAEKNSVTGVMLHLLKHLGISDFGCEVVLHKNMPLGSGMGSSAASAVAGVVAINEMLGKPLSRQELLPFAMEGERIASGSAHADNVGPSLLGGFVVIRSYNPLDIFTIPVPDDLYCTLVHPDIEINTKDARFILRNEVSLKNTISQMGNVAGLVAGLMQADYGLISRSMVDVIIEPVRSILIPQFKEVKQAAIDNGALGCSISGSGPSIFALSRGVENAQKAGEAMKNRFAEAGIAAALHVSQINTGGAMIVTE, encoded by the coding sequence GTGAATTTTGTAAAAGCTTTTGCCCCGGCTACGGTTGCTAATGTGGCTTGCGGGTTTGATATTTTTGGGTTTGCAATCAAAGAGCCGGGCGATACCGTAGAACTGCGCCGCCGTGACGAGCCGGGTATCGTAATCACCGACATTACCGGCGATGAAGGCAGGCTGCCAAGAAATGCAGAGAAAAATTCGGTTACCGGCGTCATGCTGCATTTGCTCAAACATTTAGGAATATCCGATTTTGGCTGCGAGGTCGTGTTGCACAAAAATATGCCCCTGGGCAGCGGAATGGGTTCCAGCGCCGCGAGCGCGGTTGCCGGCGTGGTGGCGATCAACGAAATGCTGGGCAAGCCGCTGAGCAGACAGGAACTGCTTCCATTTGCCATGGAAGGCGAAAGAATTGCGTCCGGCTCGGCGCATGCGGACAACGTGGGACCATCGCTTTTGGGTGGTTTTGTGGTGATAAGAAGCTACAACCCGCTGGATATTTTCACCATCCCGGTACCCGACGATTTGTACTGTACGCTCGTTCATCCGGATATTGAAATCAATACAAAAGATGCACGTTTTATATTGCGCAACGAGGTTTCCCTTAAAAATACGATCTCCCAAATGGGTAATGTGGCTGGCCTGGTGGCTGGATTAATGCAGGCCGATTATGGACTGATCAGCCGCTCGATGGTGGATGTGATCATTGAGCCGGTGCGCTCGATTTTGATCCCGCAATTCAAGGAAGTAAAGCAGGCTGCAATTGACAACGGCGCATTAGGTTGCAGTATTTCGGGCTCAGGCCCGTCGATATTCGCGTTGAGCAGAGGAGTGGAGAATGCTCAGAAAGCCGGGGAAGCGATGAAAAACAGGTTTGCAGAAGCTGGAATAGCAGCTGCCCTGCACGTTTCGCAGATCAATACGGGCGGCGCAATGATTGTGACAGAATAG
- a CDS encoding sulfate/molybdate ABC transporter ATP-binding protein: protein MSDSQLNIAIRHTLHTAQGTLPMEVSISLEKGAIMALTGPSGAGKTTLLKQIAGLLIPEEGAISINSTVWLDTQNQIKLPPQHRNIGFVFQDYALFPNMTVAENLTFALSKKGDKKIVNELLEATGLNNLTHRKPNQLSGGQQQRVALARALVRKPDLLLLDEPFSAVDPDMRSQLQELILKFHNLYQFTAIIVTHETGEIFRLADQVCVLENGKVTKFATPGSIYLNADQHEDSFFIYGEVISCVREADYLLVNLLIDNRIRQIKLSAEMEQQVIPGKKFVLSYPLQFPEILWLD, encoded by the coding sequence GTGTCCGACAGTCAGCTTAACATTGCGATCAGGCATACGCTCCACACCGCCCAGGGCACATTGCCCATGGAAGTATCAATTTCACTGGAAAAGGGCGCTATAATGGCTTTGACTGGGCCTTCGGGAGCGGGAAAAACGACGTTGTTAAAGCAAATTGCAGGATTACTCATACCAGAGGAAGGCGCAATCTCTATCAATAGTACTGTCTGGCTCGACACTCAAAATCAGATTAAACTGCCTCCGCAGCACCGGAACATCGGTTTTGTTTTTCAGGATTACGCTTTGTTCCCCAATATGACCGTAGCCGAAAACCTGACTTTCGCGCTATCCAAAAAAGGAGATAAGAAAATCGTGAATGAGTTACTGGAAGCCACCGGGCTGAACAATTTGACGCACAGAAAGCCCAATCAGCTTTCGGGCGGACAGCAGCAGCGCGTCGCACTGGCTCGGGCGCTGGTCAGGAAGCCTGATTTATTGCTGCTCGACGAGCCGTTCTCTGCCGTAGATCCCGATATGCGTTCCCAGTTGCAGGAATTGATCCTGAAATTTCACAATCTATACCAATTTACCGCCATAATCGTCACGCACGAAACTGGCGAAATTTTCCGCCTCGCGGATCAGGTGTGTGTATTGGAAAATGGGAAAGTCACTAAGTTCGCCACGCCAGGCAGCATTTATCTGAATGCTGATCAACATGAAGACTCTTTTTTCATATATGGAGAAGTAATCAGCTGTGTGCGGGAAGCGGACTACTTACTGGTCAATTTATTGATTGACAACAGGATCCGACAGATTAAACTATCCGCGGAAATGGAGCAGCAAGTTATTCCTGGTAAAAAATTCGTACTAAGCTATCCGCTCCAATTCCCTGAGATTTTGTGGCTCGATTGA
- a CDS encoding SGNH/GDSL hydrolase family protein, whose translation MKLLFKLLQIAIFVLPMIAMRQDKPLKVIFFGDSITQAGVSPTGYITQMGEMLKAKNQNNQYELIGAGIGGNKVYDLYLRLEDDVLSKKPDVVFIYVGINDVWHKASSGTGTDPDKYVKFYEALIRKMKAQNIRVIVCTPTVIGERNDNSNQQDGDLNQYSKLIREIASRNSLQLCDLRKHFADYLTQNNPENKEKGILTSDRVHLTDAGNKFLAEKMLEALVQK comes from the coding sequence ATGAAGCTACTTTTCAAATTATTACAAATTGCCATTTTCGTTTTGCCCATGATCGCGATGCGGCAGGACAAACCCCTGAAAGTCATTTTCTTCGGCGATTCGATTACGCAGGCTGGCGTAAGTCCCACGGGTTACATTACGCAAATGGGCGAAATGCTGAAAGCCAAAAACCAAAACAACCAATATGAACTGATCGGAGCCGGAATCGGGGGAAACAAGGTATATGATCTTTACCTCCGGCTGGAAGATGATGTATTGTCAAAAAAACCTGATGTCGTTTTTATTTATGTGGGGATCAACGATGTGTGGCATAAAGCTTCTTCGGGAACTGGTACTGATCCTGATAAATACGTGAAGTTCTATGAGGCCCTGATCAGGAAAATGAAGGCACAGAATATCCGTGTGATCGTCTGCACGCCGACGGTGATTGGCGAAAGAAACGACAATTCGAACCAGCAGGACGGAGATTTAAACCAATACTCCAAATTGATCCGCGAGATTGCTTCAAGAAACAGTTTGCAACTCTGCGACCTGCGTAAACATTTTGCGGATTACCTCACGCAAAACAATCCTGAAAACAAAGAAAAAGGAATCCTGACTTCCGACCGCGTGCATTTAACTGACGCCGGGAACAAATTTCTGGCGGAGAAAATGCTGGAAGCGTTAGTGCAGAAATAA